aacaacggaagCTTCGAGAAAGGCACTCAACAAAGATCCGCTAAGGccatttcatcattttactCCTTAACAAAATGTCCTTGGTCGACCCCTATCataagctgcgagtctacctatcctcAATTACCCCTATCATGAtatacggatcggagacttgagcAGCACCGTTTACGGTGATGGAACAATGAAGAGCTTTACGTGAAagtcgatgtggtgtaccggcggatgacacgtaaAAGAtgccaacatcttgcaccgctatggaaagtggctacagaaaatcgtcttcgcttctttgctCATATTATAAAAAGGAAACTAGCAGATCGCGTTGTTCAACAagttttgaggagtttgtcggattcATGTTGGAAGAGGTCACCTGGACGAAGGCGGAAGTTTTGGACtaaggtggtgaaagaggacttcTGAACACTCGGCGTGGAAAGGCAGTTCAGATGATACATAAGATTTCGCACGATACGGAATAGCgatgaatggattgattctgtgcaggCTTGCACAGAAGATCGAGAACGTTGAGAAGAGCTATTAAGTTCAAGGACGGCATACCTCGGCGAAGATACGGGCAATCGCGTAAGACAATAACATCAACCCGCCGATTAAGAGAGGTAAGTCAAATTACCATCTTagttatcctttttttttcttttttttaaacgtccGTAAGAAGAAACTATTTCcacagtgttttcatccttttaaGTGGAAATGGTATCATTTTGAAGATGGTCCtaagaaaacatgaatagCAGTAAAAACGTCCGTTGCTGCCGAAGCCTTCGTTTGCGTCTGTCATGGAGATCTTTCCATTGAACAATATCCTCAGGTTTTGAACAAACTCTTCCTGCTTTCATAACAACGGATCAGCTCTGAAGCAAACAAATCAAAACCAAGACTGTACTTCCACAGATCATGTCCAACTCTCACACCGAGCTGTCAGGACTATCAATAACTGTTATGCTTTGGTAGTCCAACGCAAGTGTTTAGGGGTTCCTCGGAACGCCATTCAAATAGAGCTAACTCGACGAAACCAACTTCGCGGCGTACTCGTTGCCATTGTTCGGATCTCCCGCTGCTGTACATCGTGTCTTATTTTGTAAACTAATTACATGTTATACGTGTTATATTACTACTCCGTATCTATCTGAGGTTTGCATTTGCATGCCAGAAGGTTTATTTCGTAATGCTCATTGCGAAATTGTAGAATGGTTTTTCGATATGACAGTGCTGGATTGATTTTTGATACGATGCTTTCGTTTAATTTTTGCAATCGTCACATTTTCATGGAATCGTCATAGATGTGCTTGATAAAATGCTCCTTTCCCTAAGGTGAAGCAGCTATAAAAACATGGTTAATTGAAAGCACTTCTTGCACTATTCTCGTTCAATTCGTGCGACTTcggtaagttttttttttttttttttgagagtatCTACGAAGGTTTTACATACGCCGTATGTTTTATATATTCCATATTTCTACAGGGTCTATAAACGGAGACTAACATATAAAATTAATGTGCTCCACTTTTGTACTTATCTCTTTTATCctaataaatttgaataattgTGATGTAAATCAACAGTatatctcaaatttttttttaacatgctGTAAATCCACGAAAGTTCAGAAAGAATTTTCGTACCTGTTTCCAGCCAACGAATGCGATGAACCACATAACACAGAGTGCCATCATTTCTCTGCAATTTCAACTCTTTTCTTCCATTGAAAATGCGACGacagaacagaaagaagaagtaatgACAgaggattggaaaaaaaaactcattcatGGAATCCTGAAGAAGAGCCAATCAACTTTAGAGTAAAACTGCTTGCTGTATTTATAATTCCCAAACATTCGGAATTTGATATCTCCAAAATATAGAGGACTGCACTTATGCTACCCAAGTCTTTATcacaaatatttatataagATAAGATTTATATAAGATTTAAGATTGGAACACCAATTTGATGACAAAATAGCTCTATCTTTGTGTGTATCCAGTCATTTACAcgaaaatttaaaggaaaaaagagaataaagcGATAGAAACTGGACccatttccttttgaaaataCTGCCGAGCTGGATTTTCTGAGTCATCAGCAGCGCAGGTCAGAATCTGGattcgaaaaagaataaagtgatgATGACGTATCCGTCTTTTCCCTTCAATTCCGGAATTCTGGGTacgaaacaaatatttttaaattttaacaaGAATTAGAAACAGGTTCTTTTCACTGTATCCTTGTCGAATTCTGGCAGTGCCTCCTGTGGATGTTCTTCTGAAGCACAAGCCATCCTTTCTCaggttcttttttgtctttttctctttttgtctgTCTTTGTCTATTTTTATCAAGTTAGTTATTAGTGAAGCAAAGCAAGAATCAGTTTCAGTCAAGGTCAAACTTCGGAGAAGTCAGCGTGGCactgtcaagaaaaaaatcaatctgcTTTCCCAAAAACATTCCCTTTCCTGGTCATCAAGGCTGCAgttgatgaaaaaattgttgcatAGCTGAACCTCTAATTTTTCAGGTTATTTGGAGTGAAATgtttcaacaaaaacatttgagCTACCAAATACTACAAATATTACATACTACTACTACTTCATACAACCAGGGTTTTGATCTAGTAGTTTTTGATCAAGTCATTGTTGGGGGTCAGAGGAATGCaactaaaaaatttcttgcacACTTTTCTCGAAAGCGTCCGTAATAGAAACTGTATTGTTTTTTACGGCTGAACTTGAATGTAGGATGTTGTAGCTGACTTCGTATGGACTTAACCAGAGCGAGAGTTCGGTAGGCAACCGTTAGGAGAAGAAAGGCAGTGTCGGTTGACCAGCTTCACCCAGCGCTTTTATCTCGGTAACTCCGTCCACGTACTGGAACATCTCTGCGTAACATTGGTAGTAAATCTGCTGAAATTGGACACGAACCAGCGAAGTACGGTGTGCCGTACATCATTGTCTCATTTCCACGTCGAATTTGCTTAGCAACGGGACCTTGTTCATGAGTTTCAGTTTACTTTATTGCAGCCACTTCGTTAACGGGACTAAATTACGGCAAGCGATTCTTCCCTCTCATTTTCTATATTGCTTACTGCAAGCTAACAAACAGTAGTTTATGGCAAAAGTATGAGATGTAAGTGTGCTGATGGGAAAGAGAAGAGCTTTTTCTGGGATGGATACCTTGCAGAATATGATTAACAAAAGCAATTGTAATTTTATAACTTAAATAGCTGGGACCAAGGTCTACAGACTGAAAACTTAGCAGTGTAGTgcgtaaccgcttacgcaactgcgccgagcTACTGGTCGTTTAAACCGTTCTTTATTTGTACCCCTGTCAATCTATAGTCGATGTACCGAATTTGACCAAATCTTTATGATTCGAATGCTTTACAATGCTTGAAAAAAGCAAGTTTTTGTTCAAGAAATCATGGACAGATATGGATTTCACAAAGATGACGTACAAGTGGAGAAGTTGAACTGCACATCAAGTCACATGTTGAGGGCAGTAGATAGTGCTTTCAGTTTCACAAACGAAAGGATTGCCGTGGTGACCATTTTCGGTGTACCATTGTCCAGAAGACATCATCTGAAAAGAGATACTTATTACCTTAAGATCCaccgaataaataaatactacaCATGAGGGCGTAAAACCATTGTACATGATATACTAAAGTgattaaaaaagataaataagcaaacaaaaataagtcgTTATGTGGCGAAAAGTGTAGGTGCAGCGATACACAAACCGTTTGCAATGGACTTATGGATAGATAGAGTGTTTCAAACCTACAAGCGTGGATTTTGTAGTACAGTCTGGTTGTATTTGAACCCAGTTTTGAAAATCGAGATCCGAACCGTCCATCCAATGAAGTTCACATTGTCCCTCAATCTTCAACCCGATCCAAAGGTCTGCGTTGTCTTCATCCATGTTTGGATCGAGTGCTAGGATGAAGctcattttgttttaaatgatTGTCATTTAAAAACATTCACAAGAAAGTGTCACAATCGCTGATGTCTTCCTTAATGACCATTGTAGTAGTTATGTAACCATAGTTAATTTCAGAACTTCTGAAGACAAAATGACTTGCCTAGAAGGAATTGGTTGTGTTCCATAGAATGAATGGATGCTAGGTGTCCATCGTACCCATTGCAATTCTTCTCTGCCTcatcaaaatttgaataacTGTCGAATATCTGGTATGGAAGGTTACGCATAAATTAACCAATTTTACGTTTCAAATGACGTTTTTTAGCATGGCAAGGGGGGTgtggggggaggggagggggggcaTCGTCACATCCATATCAACGGAATACACGTCAGCGCCTATTGAAACATTTGCTTATCTACTGGTGGTCAGATACTGACCTCAAAAACTGACCTGACTTTATCGATGTGGCTGACGTCATCGTCTGACGCAGTTGCCCGCATCTACGCTCAGGAGTGCCGTCTTTCAACACAGCTCTGCCTAACCTTCTCAATGTTCTGCGAGATCTTGCatagaatcaatccattcgtccctattccatattctgtgAAACCTTACGTCTAGCCTGAACTGCCTCGCCGCCGAGTTTCCTCAGGTTCTTTTTCACCACCTGAGTCCAAAACTTTCGTTATCGCCCGGGTGGCCTCTTTCATGTAGAGCCCGAGAAAATACTCAatactcgttgaacaaggcgatctacCAGTTtctttaatatatgaccaaagagcTGTAGCTGTAGCtgctgttgttcttcagcgttggggccaggtaacagaactcattgaCGAATTCGATCGGTTCTCCGTCCATCCTGGTTCCCGTTCCTTAAGGATTCCCCCAAATTGGAAAAGTTGCTTCACCGACGGCCACTCCATTGCGgtgttgaggactggagaacTAGTCCTCCCgcttcttttcaaactccttcgctccaGGAGTACGCACGTTATCgtggtcttgttgcagttgacgacggaAATCCCTTCTCAGCCACTTTTCGTGGTTCATATCACCAGTGCTGCGTGCGAAACGTGCAGAATTTAATGTGAGTCTTGTCTCTGCAGATGCAGAGGCAAACTTTTTCCGCAGCATTTGAACTGGAGGCGTTTTCCCTGCAGCtttctggatgcactttgtgcaTCCGCATCGCAAACCTATTTCCTGATCCGttctccaacatgaatagacacacgttggcgggaTTTCTTTCTACATTCGGCGTCTTCCAGACCAGTTATGTTGAttttcagcgtgacgaaacgaatagTTCTTGCCGAAGATCCCATGCTCCCCTCaagcagttgacctttcaggttatgggctttgaggatgtgctggacgagagcacctttttgcaatgtttggAATGGAATGTTTCTTCCGCCTTATAACAAGTGCGGTTTATagagctcgtacgttcccactGCGCACACTCGAACACCTGATTGCATTTAGTTGGAGCAAGGCCACGAAGTGCATTTAGCACACTCGTATGTACGGCCCCTTACGACCTAGAAAACTATTCCTAATAATGTCTTCAAGTGATAAGTACACGCATAGCGTACGGTACATACTTTGTCAGCCCCGTTGGCCACAGAACTAAAGCCATTATTGTTGAAAATAACTCTTTATTTCTGCCTTagagatttttgcatttatgtTTGGATTGGTAAGTTACCTGGTAAAATTGTTAGTTTCATGATTTAAAAGGATGGTCCGAGCTTTGATCGTTCTGGCTTTATAATTACTCGAGATAATTTGttgtagttttgaaaaaaaatcactcgaaTCACTGGAAAATAGAAATCTCCCTTCGTTTTTCGTAAACCGTATAAGCACAAGATTATGTGAAAAAAACGATAATTTCACCCGTCGTATTCGTAAACCCAACTCCACTTGCTAAGATTTCGCTAAATTGTTCAATAACTGTCACAGTTATTGAGTCGCTCCCTGTTCGTTTGACAGGATTCACCAACATATTACCAgggatttttatattttgataGACGATTTCATCGCAGTACTTCGAACATCATTTCAACTTAGGAGTATTCGCTGTGATTCGCGAAAAAATGCTGCTCTGAGAAAGAGAACAATCTAAAAAAGGATCAAGGACATAGTAATATTGAAGAACACCTTGTAGCACATATTCGTTTCCTTGTAGTACTTCCAGCCAATGAGTTCAGCTTGAGGAGTTGTCTGAGATTCCGCATCTACAACATATGACTTTGAACGCGGCAGTAGACGCCGTCCTGCCAAAATGAGCTCTAGAACAAGTTTTTCTCTTACATATCCTTTCTCTTCACTTGGACAAGAAGGAATTTCCACATCAAGCCTAGCTGATCAAAAGTTGTGAATTTTACAAAGGCATGTTTTAAGGTCAACAACAAGTAAGGCAAGATTATCAAATGCTCCGCCAGAAAATATTCTTCAACATAAATAATTCTCTGTTGTTGGAACTTTTGCTGACAATGTGGGCCATCGTTTTCTATGGAAGAACTCATCACATGGTCAGTTTCTAGAAAATGGATTGGTGCATAAGGTATTTCCAACGTGTCCACTTTTACCTGTAACGTCCCACGATGTCGACTGCAAATTATGTTCTGTTGCCGTGGGGGACGAGGCCAAcctgaattttttcattctagtGAGATCTTCTTCTTAACCTACTACAAGCAAGCAACTTTTATTGACTGCACCATAGTCGTGTGTTTTTGAAAAGCGAAGGGAAAATGGCGAAGAAAACTGCTTACACATAATAGgttgaaggaaatttctgttctcttTCACTACTCACAGGTGCTTGTATAAGAATTCCACTCCATATTTTTCCTTCACGTAACCATCAAAAAAGATTCTTGGATGCCCTACTTCCGACATTGCCTTCCAAAACGGTTTAGTATCTTTTGTACATGTAAGGACAATGAGGCCCGGCGGGCTGTGATAGATAAAACggtgaatttctgaaattatgAGAGAGAGGAAAGACGACGAACTACGTGGAAGGCGCCTTCCACAATTTGCCTCCCCGCGTCTAGTTGCGAGTGATCGGGtcgtatttgaaaaaatccataaaaacgGCATGAACCTCTCATAAATTGCTCTGTTGTGGTTagtaaggaaaaagaaaaaaaaccttcttagGGAGTGCTGACATCAACACCGAATATTGGTAAGTCATCAAAATGAATACTCTGATTCGTCAAGGACCACTTCACGTTCGCAGCTCTGATCAATCTCCGCTCCTCTTCCAATAACGTATGCTTCTCTTCTGAACGTGTGCTGGGAAGTACCGTCGGCCGCGAAGAGCTCGCAAGAACCCTAAGCACCATGAATGGAACTGAATTGGTCTTTTGTAACCATCTAAATATTTCCACATTGACAGAAACAATAATTTGAATCGATTCTTATCTATTACTAATTCAGATGTAGATAGTGAAGAAATTCTGAAGTAATCACAATGTGGTGTGGAAGTAGGAGTGACTGGGATTTTCTGATCTTGCTCGGAGCATGATCAGAtcaaatctttcttttcaaaaggtAGAATAATCgagaatttgagaaatttgccTTATATCTTCTACCACGTCTGCACAAAACCTTGAAATTATTTGCTTCGGGAAATAGAagcttcttcatcttcattttaGGCGGATAGATCGACAGCAATGCAGAAGAGCTAGGAAAATTCCGTAAATGattaactttttgtttttattgagCGATTCTTCGTTGCAAACAGTGGCTGTGATGGCCTTTAAGTGGATTTCCAAATCTAAGAAATAGTTGCAAAtctttgaatgaatgaatgaaatgacaGCCAGTCTAGTGAAGACTTTGTCAAAAAATCTGCCTACATaagttttgcaaaataaaaggTTAGACTTGGTTGTGATGAGTCCTTCGCGTGTTTAACGATCCTTTCTATTGAGACCACCCTAGTAGACTAAAAAAACCGTAAAGTGTTGATTTGTATTGCGTAAAGGTTGCCTTGCAGTGGTTTTACTTGAGGAAAGTGCACAGACGTACTGAATATTATACCTCATATAAGACGTGGCTGCTGCACTAACAACTTTAACTCCTACACATGGTCTTCTGTGAATgtaaacaaaagtaaataaaggtTAACACGCACACTCTCATATTCGATGTACTTGCAACCGATTTCCTGATAACACGAACGGAAGCAGTCATCCTCTGTTACATTTGGATCCGTGCGTAACATCCTCAccgtctttttttcgttcttttccatcCTCCAGAAGGAACAAGCTAGTTCAGCAGAAAGCTAAAATTTACAAGACATCAATTcactgacttacttgacttactGAGGGCTGATGTTATCGCCTTTTCCGATTGAACTCATCTTTGTCGAGGTGTGCCATCCacgaacatagctctgcccaacctacTCGGTCATCTGCGAGAACTTGCATAGAATCAGTCTAAACGCCGTTATTTCATAGCCTGCGAAACATTACGTCTTCTGAACTGCCTTTCCACGCCGGGTGTCCTCAAATCCTCTTCTAACACCTCCAGAATTTCCGTTTCCGCTCAGGCGACCTTTTCCAGCTTGAACCGGGCGAGCTTCTTAGGACTTGTTGAACGGGGCGATCTGCTGATCTCATTAATATATGTCCAGAGAAGCAataacctccgactcggtcggtggttaTTGATTCTCTGGACATATACTATAGAGATAACcccatatgtcggtctatgaacgtgctcgaacTCAGAGACTGATGGCGCTTGGCGGCTCAACACAACAACATTatcagcgtactcgagatgTCAAGGGACACCTTGATGGTGCTAGCACGATGTCGACAGGACctgatcgactgttcttcgcatgatatcATTGATGGCGAAGTTGAACAAGAACGGTCCTGCCACCGCCCCTTGTACATAACGTGCAGCAAAGAAAATGTGCTCGAGTTCTGAAACTGGAGCTTGCCGGTGCACCAAGCTCTTGAATTGATCCCTTCAAATTGAAAGGGCTGCTTCACTGACGGCCACTGCaatggcagtgttgaggacggCAGAACTAGTCATCCTCAAGGCTTTTCAAGGTGTCCACACGCTATCGCGGTATTGTTGGAGTTGATgacagaaatttcttctcagatGCTTTTCTGGTTGAAATCACTACTGCTGCCAGCGACCATCCAGAAATTGTACGTCCCTCATGCGATCCCGCGGATTAAAGTCGAATACATAAAGGAGAATAGGCTTTCAGCGGCATTTGAGTCAGAAGCGTTTTCCTCTACCAGTTTGTCCTGTAGCGTCCtggatgtttttaaaaaaataagcaggAAGAGAATGGAATGTATTTGTCTTTCAGACCCCATCTGCTCACAAAAATCGGTCggtccccaaaaaaaaaaaaaagataatggcCGTTGCACTACTTGCGCAACTGATAATACCACTTTCCTAGCATTtgttcttcgcatttgcgtagATTCAGACAATAACCACCTGCTAAgtgggtattttagacatcaatgaaatgattttgtatgaaggtttttttcccgGCGGTTACCTAAGATGCATGCTCTTTCTAGAAACGGCAGTTGTACAGGAGCATATAGAGAGCGTTGAACCAAATTGCTACGGACAAGGTGGTTTGTTTGAGTTAACTCGACGAAGCTCGGCTGTTCAGCTtcacgaaacgaatggttgccaaagattccatgcttgTTTCAGGCAGTTCACCTTTCAGTTTTTAGGCTtcggcgatgtgctggacgacagcacctctTTGCAATGCATTGGAATCTTGCTACATACAACTGAGTACGTTATATAGCTCGGAATTCGCATAGTCTAGTGTCTGATTGCGTTAAGTGAAAGAAGGCCCATCAGGTGcaagtagcaatcagactcgtatacgcggcccgaGCATGCtataatggaaataaaaatcggCTTCGCCTCAAAGAATGTGTTCAGAAAATGAATAGTTGGAAGAAACTCCCACTGCTGCTGAAACCATCGCTTGCATTTGTCGTGGACACTCTTTCTTCgaacagtattttttttgtgtttgcaTGGCGCGAGATCAGTTCTGGTACAAACAAAGCAGAACCAGGATTGCATTTCTTCTGCAGTCCATGCCCAACGCTCACAACCGACCCAACACGATTGTCACTAACATTTGTGTTGTGGTTGTCAAACTTAATTCAAGCTCCTCGGAACGCTTTAAACAGAGTTAATGTGACCCGACTGTTCCCTCCGCGTTAGCGGCGCCTTAGTTCGCTCCCTTCGCTACTGTACATTCTCCTGAATTTTATTCCCTAACTGTAGGTTACCTCTCACTCTACGCATATTAATGGTTTTTAATGGAATTACTCGACGGTTGCTCTTCAGAGTAAGAGTGACTAGAGATATGAATGGATGataattactttattttctctcGCACTAGTGCAAGAGGACcatgtgtttttctttaatgttATGCCTTTCTCTAGCTTTTGCAATCTTCGTGGTTTGTTGGAAACCTCCCAGTAATTGATGAAACGCTCGTTCCCTTGAAGTGCATCAAATAAATATCCATGTTTAGTCTGCA
This window of the Necator americanus strain Aroian chromosome III, whole genome shotgun sequence genome carries:
- a CDS encoding hypothetical protein (NECATOR_CHRIII.G9200.T1) codes for the protein MQVLADDRLSAELACSFWRMEKNEKKTVRMLRTDPNVTEDDCFRSCYQEIGCKYIEYESGSCELFAADGTSQHTFRREAYVIGRGAEIDQSCEREVVLDESELASSPTATEHNLQSTSWDVTDAESQTTPQAELIGWKYYKETNMCYKIFDSYSNFDEAEKNCNGYDGHLASIHSMEHNQFLLALDPNMDEDNADLWIGLKIEGQCELHWMDGSDLDFQNWVQIQPDCTTKSTLMMSSGQWYTENGHHGNPFVCETESTIYCPQHVT
- a CDS encoding hypothetical protein (NECATOR_CHRIII.G9200.T4), which produces MAAFCVMWFIGLIGWNQLSAELACSFWRMEKNEKKTVRMLRTDPNVTEDDCFRSCYQEIGCKYIEYESGSCELFAADGTSQHTFRREAYVIGRGAEIDQSCEREVVLDESELASSPTATEHNLQSTSWDVTDAESQTTPQAELIGWKYYKETNMCYKIFDSYSNFDEAEKNCNGYDGHLASIHSMEHNQFLLALDPNMDEDNADLWIGLKIEGQCELHWMDGSDLDFQNWVQIQPDCTTKSTLMMSSGQWYTENGHHGNPFVCETESTIYCPQHQIYYQCYAEMFQYVDGVTEIKALGEAGQPTLPFFS